In Paralichthys olivaceus isolate ysfri-2021 chromosome 1, ASM2471397v2, whole genome shotgun sequence, the following are encoded in one genomic region:
- the cyp1a gene encoding cytochrome P450 1A1, which translates to MVLMILPFIGSVSVSESLVAMTTVCLVYLILKFFHTDIPEGLRRLPGPKPLPIIGNVLEVGSKPYLSLTAMSKRYGHVFQIQIGMRPVVVLSGSETVRQALIKQGEEFSGRPDLYSFRFISDGKSLAFSTDQAGVWRARRKLAYSALRSFSTLEGTTPEYSCVLEEHICKEGEYLIKQLNTVMKADGSFDPFRYIVVSVANVICGMCFGRRYDHDDQELVSLVNLSDEFGQVVGSGNPADFIPILQFLPSKSMKNFMSINERFISFVQKIVTEHYATFDKDNIRDITDSLIDHCEDRKLDENSNIQMSDEKIVGIVNDLFGAGFDTISTALSWSVMYLVAYPEIQERLYEEIKEKVGLDRTPLLSDKPNLLFLEAFILEIFRHSSFLPFTIPHCTSKDTSLNGYFIPKDTCVFINQWQINHDEELWKDPSSFNPDRFLSADGSGIKKLEGEKVMVFGMGKRRCIGEVIARNEVYLFLAIIIQKLHFHTMPGELLDMTPEYGLTMKHKRCHLKATMRARDEQ; encoded by the exons ATGGTGCTAATGATACTTCCATTCATTGGATCCGTGTCTGTATCCGAGAGTTTGGTGGCCATGACAACGGTGTGTCTGGTCTACCTGATACTCAAGTTCTTCCACACTGATATTCCCGAAGGGCTCCGCCGGCTTCCCGGGCCAAAGCCCCTGCCCATCATTGGCAATGTGCTGGAGGTGGGCAGCAAACCTTACCTGAGCCTCACTGCTATGAGCAAGCGATACGGCCATGTCTTCCAGATCCAGATTGGCATGCGTCCTGTGGTTGTGCTGAGCGGCAGCGAAACAGTTCGACAGGCACTCATCAAGCAAGGGGAAGAGTTTTCAGGCAGACCCGACCTGTACAGCTTCCGCTTCATCAGTGATGGCAAGAGTCTGGCCTTCAGCACGGACCAGGCCGGCGTCTGGCGTGCCCGCAGAAAGCTGGCCTACAGTGCCCTCCGCTCCTTCTCCACCCTGGAGGGCACAACTCCAGAATACTCCTGTGTTCTGGAGGAACACATCTGCAAAGAGGGGGAGTATCTCATCAAACAGCTCAACACTGTCATGAAGGCCGATGGCAGCTTTGACCCATTCCGCTACATTGTGGTGTCTGTGGCCAACGTGATCTGCGGAATGTGCTTTGGCCGACGCTACGACCACGACGATCAGGAGCTGGTCAGCTTGGTGAACCTCAGCGATGAATTTGGCCAGGTGGTGGGCAGCGGAAACCCTGCAGACTTCATCCCTATCCTCCAGTTCCTGCCCAGCAAATCAATGAAGAACTTTATGAGCATCAATGAGCGCTTCATCAGCTTTGTGCAGAAGATTGTCACTGAGCACTACGCCACTTTTGATAAG GACAACATCCGAGACATCACAGACTCCCTCATTGATCACTGTGAGGACAGGAAGCTGGATGAGAACTCTAATATCCAGATGTCAGACGAGAAGATTGTAGGAATTGTCAATGACCTGTTTGGAGCTG GTTTCGACACCATCTCTACTGCCCTGTCATGGTCGGTGATGTACCTTGTGGCTTACCCAGAGATACAGGAGAGGCTTTATGAAGAAATAA aGGAAAAAGTGGGTCTGGATCGCACACCTCTTCTCTCTGATAAACCCAATTTGCTTTTCCTGGAAGCCTTCATCCTGGAAATCTTTCGCCACTCTTCATTCCTGCCCTTCACCATCCCACACTG CACCAGTAAAGACACATCTCTGAACGGCTACTTCATTCCCAAAGACACATGTGTCTTCATCAATCAGTGGCAGATCAACCATGATGA GGAGCTGTGGAAAGATCCATCTTCCTTCAACCCCGATCGCTTCCTGAGTGCCGACGGCTCAGGGATCAAAAAGCTGGAAGGCGAGAAGGTGATGGTTTTCGGCATGGGAAAGCGCCGCTGCATCGGCGAGGTCATCGCTCGAAATGAAGTCTATCTCTTCTTGGCGATCATCATCCAGAAGCTGCACTTCCACACAATGCCGGGAGAGCTGCTAGACATGACACCTGAATATGGTCTCACAATGAAGCACAAACGCTGCCACCTGAAAGCCACGATGCGAGCGAGGGATGAGCAGTGA